GCTGGTAGGCAGCATCTACCAACTCAGGGGTCCGGGTTACATCGGTATCAAAAAGGTGTCTGTTGATATAGGCGGGATGGGTGGCGTCAGGATCGGCTAAAAAGGCAATCTCAGTGGCATCCGGTGTAAAAATGTCAAATTTTGAAGCCAGTCCTGCTGCCTTGGCCGCATACATCGAGGACGCATCAGCAATCATGATCGGCCTTTTGGAGCACCTCTCCACAGATTCTAAGAGCCTTCTCATTAAGTCCATAATGGGGAGGCAGTAGTGCAGCACCAGTACATCTGGCAAAAGATCAGAGATATTTTTAATGAGATATTCATAGAGTAATCTGCTTCCCATCCCCTCACCATTATCTCCTACAAGCAATACCTTGGGAGGATCAATCTTTAGGTAATCAGTGGTAGCCACTGTTGCGCTGATTAAAGCGGCAGTACCCTGAGTACAAGGGATTTTGATATCATTCACAACCAGAAATTCCCCTTCAAACCTGACCTCTCCCATGGTCAGG
The Deltaproteobacteria bacterium genome window above contains:
- a CDS encoding sugar kinase, whose product is MLISGTVPIKDLPLTMGEVRFEGEFLVVNDIKIPCTQGTAALISATVATTDYLKIDPPKVLLVGDNGEGMGSRLLYEYLIKNISDLLPDVLVLHYCLPIMDLMRRLLESVERCSKRPIMIADASSMYAAKAAGLASKFDIFTPDATEIAFLADPDATHPAYINRHLFDTDVTRTPELVDAAYQLKSAAKLLLVKGEIDYVVEEGEIIDTVSEPNIPELEAIGGTGDTITGLVAAFAYAELELHEAAIIAARANRMAGKLARATPGTKVWQIISQFPAVFKEYLCEWSGVCYVESNRSMSLT